atacctcaaaaactgaatttCCTGACAGTCTGCTGAGGGCAGCAAACTCCAGGATCATTGTTCCAGCACATGCTGTGCAGGTGTCCGATTCAGTGCCTGTGCGTGAAAGTGGGTTTAGAACTCCATAACGCAGATTCACCTGGAgaaccaaaaaagaaaagacacattTATCTCGTCTACTTTAGCTTCTAGAAATACACTCAGCTCAAATCATTTCTAGTTATTTACTCAAATAAATCCTTTGTTGTTCATGGTGCACTGACAGTGGAGGAACTATTCTCCAGCAATGCATTGAGTTCAATTCCAGGGCCATCCTTGATAAGATTGGTCAGTCAACTGTCTGTTCCTTCTGCTTATTATACATAGAAAATAGGCCCTGTGGTTTagaataaaataagaaataccTTAGGGTAGGGAAGGCCACTTGTGGTGTTAAAGGCAGGCAGTAATCGATGGCCCAGCTCTTTGGCCATGTGTAGGAGCTCATCCCGATACCACAGCATCCTCTCCCCGCGCTGCCGTAGCAGGTCGGCCATCACATGGGCTCCCAAAAGCCCTCTGGAGAGAATTAAAGgaagggagaaaagaaagaaagattttAATTTCAACAACCAACTTTCAAAACTGTAATACTTAGATCTTGTATTAGCAATACGCTGTGATGATCTGGAATAATTCTACATtgacactttttatttattttaaatgattaatgTATTAAAACGAGCATGCGTTTAATAACATGTTTCATACCCTAAAACTCTGATGTTGGTCTCAAACACAGACACCACCACATCGTTGTCAAGGCGTACATCGGTCATGGCCTTCTTCACTGCGTCCTCAAACTCATCAAGCTTGTttaaaacctgcacacacacacagagacgaaTAAATCTACTTTCAAAAAATGGTACAAAAATAGACAAAACAGACTCGGAAATAAAAGCTGATCAAACTACTTCTTGTAAAGAATATAGAGCAATAACTCACCACCAGGGTATCAAGCGTGTCGATCAGTGTGAGGGAAAACCTACAGAGAAGATGGACGACACGTTATGAAGAGAGTCTCTGGCACAGCAGGGTGGAGCTGATGTCCCACTTCATCATTGATCCAGTTTCATATTTATGAACCACAGACtatgaaatgtaaaatatttgcAGTAAAATTACATTATGCAACATGCATGGTACATAAATGATGTATTGCACTGCAAGTCTGTGATTTACTGCCTTCTTGTAAATTAATGTGTATTACATCTACATTCACTTGCATATTTGCTCCCATACAAATGTATTCTGGATGTTGATTTGGTTATTTATCATAAAATAGAAATACTATCAAGGTTTTTCAatcataaaatataaattttcATCATAAATATAATGCAAAATACAAATGCATTCTATTGTAAATCCAAAGCACGAGATTtagtttaaagtattttttgtaATAACAAAATGTGCAAACAAATAGAAATATAatgctttattttataatttagcATAGATAATGATATAACACCTTTTCTTCTTTGGTTATATTACTATCTTTAAACATTCTCATTAAAGAGGGAATCTTGAAAGCAGGCAAAAGATATAACGTATAAAACAACTGGACAGAATCAAGCAAAGTTTATATAATGTAGTTTCATTTTTATACCCAGCAAATTAGGAGTTTACAAAGCAACTGTGGCACAGTTTTATGAAGCAATGCTCTTAAAACACAAAGCACTCGAAGCTagttactgtaaatatttattAGAAAAGTGTGTGACTGTGCGTACAACTTAGATTTCAactgataaataaaaaatacatgactGGTTTGTTTGAGGACATTTTACTGAACTCACTTCCCCAAGGAGTCATCTATGTCCCCTCTATTGGGCTCCTGGCCACGGACTCTCCCCCTGCAGCTTAGAGGCATGAGCTCATCTGCTGGATAGGCATATTtctgcaacacaaacaacagtTACTGTCTTCAAGCTTCATTTAGCAGAAAAGGTGTCATTAAGGAAAGGTGGAGGCTTGAAAATTCTCTAGGAGGGAACAGAAACTAGCAGCCTGAAGCCGAATACCCAGAGAGAACCCAGTGTGTGAGAGTGGGTGATGTTCCATCATCTACTCTAAGATCTACCGTGGGAGTACGCCAGGGTTCTATTTTGGGACCCCTTTTATTCAGTTTATACATTAATGATTTGCCAggtgtgatattcaaatgtatgctgATGATACAGTGATTTATGTGCATGCAAAGAACAAAGAACATGCTGCACTTAAACTCACGTCCATAATGACAAATTTAACTAAATGGATTGAAAATTCCTGCCTTCATCTGAATGTTAAAGACAGTTTGAATGTTCTTCACAAAGAGGGCTTGCAAAGTGTAACTGGAGCCAGAGGATTATGTTGCTGGTAAGAGGCTACAGGTGGTGTCTGATTTGAAATATTTAGGCATTTTTATTGATTCTaatctcttttaaaaaaacaggtaAACCATGTGATATAATGCAATGATTGGCCCCCATCTGACCTATTGCCGAACCAGCTGGGCACATGCCAGCAgcataacattaaaatatattcacATTCTCCATAAACAAGCCATAAAAACACCATCACTGCAATATTCTCACAAAACTTGTGAGTTGGGAGAACTGATTCAAGCTGTTCTTAACCAGATGACCCTGATAAATGCCAAATGCCAAAACGACCTCTTCAGCTTTCCAGAGCTTCCCtcttataaatattttttttttaacgtacaTCAAAGTGAAATCCTTACCATGTAACTGCCGTAAGCATGGTCAAACATTTCAATAATCTGGTCcctgcaaaaaaaaggaaaaatattaATGAATCAAAAGCTAAAATGGCAATCACACTGTAAAAGTTGTCACAAACACATCTAAACAGCATTGTATATTTCTGTCTAGATATTGTTTTACCTGATAACAGTCTTCTCTTCTGGTGTCATGCTCTGGCTCTCTTGACATGTTGCCCAGCCAAGAAGACTGGTGATCAGTAAGGTCCTCAGCAACATCTCAGTGCCAGAAGTGTGGACCAGATGCCAACACAGtttatttccttttctcttcATGTAGTCCTGTTTGAGTTTAAGCTGCTATACAGACAAATAAACTCTGGTCCTTAGTCCAACGCCTACAGAGTCAGCAGGCACAGCTGTCCTCCTTCAAAGCCCCGATCATCCTCATTCAGGTAGGAGTCGGCTGCAGAGTTCTTGTTAGCTTCCTCCCAGCCCCATGTCCATATGTCCACTGTATTGTTGTGAAGCTGATGCAGGACTGTTAAGACCACAACATGCCCACAGTGCACTTCAGCTGGCCGTATCCGTGTCAACAATAGAGGCAGCTCGCTCCCGCTGAATCTCGATAACAAAGACTGACCACTTAACACTGACTTGATGTAACTGCACGCGTCTTGTTAAATCAATAACAGTGAAGAAATATTACGACAAATATTTAGGTCGCAGCGCAATCGAGAGACAGTGTCGCTAGAGCTTGCTAGCCAGAACAGGGTTGGGAGGGTCCATGATGCTAGCTAACGATAACAAGTTCGCCCTCTTAGCTAACTAGCATTAGCGTAACGGCTAAATACAGAAGTAAAGCAACACATATGTTGGTCTCAAAATAAATGGTTGACTTGAACTTTCAATTGACTGTCATACAGTTAAATGGTCAACGACACGTCGTCAAGTATCACTGCTGCCATACGGTACCATGACGTCGATACCGAGCTGTCAAAGAGCGGACAGGCGATTTTGCTACCCAGGATGATCTAATTAGGGTTAAATTTGCCCTCAGTTTAACATTTAAGGGAAGCTTTAGTCCCACGTAGGATAAGGTGAACTCTCCCCTTCAGCATGTAACACTCCTCATGCGGTTGACTGTATTCGATGTGGTGTATGCTTACGGTTGCAGTTGGACAAGTAATGTATTTCGGGTTATTGTCCAGACAGAAGGAAGATCCCCTGGCAAGCTGAGTTCAGGGCATAATACCCACTCTCTATAAAGACTAGACACGCGTTCAAAGTGGGTGGAGTCAAATAGAagggcgggtgtgtgtgtgggggggtatgAGTAGTATGGAAgtccattttttaaagttaaataaataaataagatgaAAATATGAAACGAGAAGTGTAGGATCCGATACGCGCAGATCCTAATCATTCTTCCTGGTCAGGGCGGGTCTTATGAACGTCCGGAATTATTTAAGTGAACACAGGATAATGTTAGCTCACTGGTggagaaatataaaaatgataaaACAGCTGTCAACCACACAACTATATAGATTCTAATTAACTGGAGAATAtatcttgttcttgttctcaaACCCTTGAATATAAATAGGACCCCTTGAAATCGGATGGGGAAATGTAACTCAGCAACAGTGCGAATAAGTCAATCTATCTAAAGGTCAAATGATGTCATGTCTGTGaaggccctctgaggcaaatttgtcatttgtgatttcGGCCTAGACAAACtaattttaattgaattgaatagtcaGAGAAGTACCAAGCTGCCACAGCaccaccactagatgtcagagTGTATTTGGTAAATGATAGTTTGTAAGGTTCTGTGATGCTTGAGTTAGATTCTGTTTTATggcttttcaataataataaaaaattattaaaagggGTCTGaaactttccgtacccactgtatatttagtatttcccAATACATTTGTCTGAAAAGACCAAACCCCCTCAACATGACGATGAGATTTCTAACTGCCTCAAACTTTTTTTGAACaagaaacataaaacatgtTCTTAAGTCTTTAAAGTTATGCTGTAGTTATCTGTCTCCATATATATGTAATTGTTattccatgtttgtttgtttcatttattgtactttttactgaaCTATATTTAAATCAGCAGAGACACAACTGAAGAGCAGGAATAGGATATTGTTGTCAAATGTTTTCTCCTTTTTGTCTCATTTTACAGCTGAAGCATCCCCAGGTGTAATGAAGTCACTTCCCACGGTGAGCAGTGCTTCCCTTCGGGTAGacctgtgtttgtttacatcacGTTCTTGCGCTGCACGCTGCCTGCACATGCGTCCTCTTATTACCGGGTGTGTGAGAATAAAGAGagtcaggatctggagttttgtgtcttgtgtcctttttttattttgaagtccccctCGTGCGTACACGTCCCAGACGTGACGGGGCAGAGCAGTGACTGCgcatcagagaggaggagtttATGAAAGAATCGTCTCTTGTTTCCAACTTCCTCCAGATAAAAAAGGGCGTTGACCATTTTCAACTTCTCTGAAAGGTGTGGCGATTTTGGGACCTGGTGAAATTCCTCCAGTGCCCTCACTCAGGTAAGAAGGCGGTTGTCTGACTTGTGATCGCAGTCTGTGTGGATGTACACGGAGTTattctctgtgtgtttcgtgtttgttttgtttgtgtgcttaAATGTGCTTATCGAGGAAATGGCATTTAAGTCTGCAGCGGTCGACATTACAATGTTGTAGTTTTCATGTTCTGCAGTTCTAGTCACGTACACGTGTCCACACAAGTATGAAGGCTTGGTCGACCTTTTTTGTGtgatattttttgtatattatacacGGTAGACATGCAaacacctgcacacatattaacatatatatgcacatacctgtATACCttaatacatgcacacacatccataTTGTTAATGTACCCCCCTCTCACTGTTAGGCTTGGTCGACCTTTAACTGTCAAGTTCACGTAAGTTAAAAGGGATTCATATGACTATATTTAGAAGAAAGGATGAGTTTATTTTATCCAAAGTGGATGCCAAACTCGCAGGCATTGAGTCAGAGGATGAGAGTGAATCCTGAGCAGAACTGCTGAGGAAATGTGTGATACTGATACTGTGAGCTTTTACATCTCCCCAGTTTGAGACTTCAACCACAACAATGTCTGTCTGGGTGAGTAGTTGTATTTAAATGAGATTGCTGGCCTTCAACAGAAAATACAGTTGATAATGAAAGCACATTTATTGACTTGTGTTGTAGGACGACTTGGACCTACTCTTggactccccctcctcccttacTGTGACAGTAAGTCAAACACACTCTTACCTTTTTAGTTCTTAAGATTATGATGATGGTGCATGAGATGCAATAGTTTGAATAGATAGTGACAATGggtggatgtgtgtgatgtttgtgtgttcagTCCAGTGCAAGAGGAACTGTGAAGGACAAGGCCAACTTCAAAGTGGAAGAAGATGTGTCTGCACTAAGGAAAGCCATAGAGGGCGTTGGTAAGTTAATAAGTTAATGAGTCATCACTATCAGTACTCTGCTCTATCAGACCAACATTTGAAGAACTTCAGTCTTATTTTAATGACCGCACACATACGTCTCCTAGTGGGACAcgttttatatacatgtatagtgCAGTACAGTCTAAGTGATAAgcctgttttgtgtctcttctctACAGGTACAACAGAAAAGACACTAGTTGAGGTGTTGACCCAAAGAAGTAATGCTCAGCGTCAGCTTATTGCCAAGGCCTACGAGAAAGCCACAGGCAGGGTATGTAAATGGACTTTTAACGAACAATTCTGAGTGTTTGGACAAAGACAGAGAAAAATGTTGGGCATCAACCTTCCTCCATCAGAAATTAGCAGCTGACATAGAGGGCGACACCCACGGAGACTTTGAGGATGTGCTGGTCGCCCTGGTAACCGATCCTGCCATCTACGACTGTCGGGAAGTCATCAAAGCCATCAAGGTGAGACGGTGAGATGATATATGAACCTGCCTCAAAGCAGAGTGTGTACTGGTCTGCTGGTGCGTCAGTGTTCAAAGAAACCAAACGAAAGGAATCAACGGGAGCAAAGACACCAGTATTTCaagtttcatttatttaaacagaCTTTATTTGCTTTAGATTGTTTTGGATTCATACTCCCGTTTGGTGTAAGGACCGCTGTAATGTTACCATTCACTTGTGCATCTAAAAGAAAAATTGTGATTTGTATACAGGGAGCAGGGACCACCGAGAGCACGCTGACCGAAATCTTTGCCTCGCGATCCAACAGGCAGATCAAGGTCTTGTCTGAAGCATACCTCGCGGGTAAGCGCTGGTTGTATACAGATTAAACAAACTCCGACTATTGTGAAACAGTTGGCAAATGTTCACCATGAGTCTGGATTGTTGTGAAATCGACTCTATTGTGCCATTTCATTCAAGAAACTGGAAAATCGATGATTCATGATCTGCAGTCGGAGGTCGGGGGAGATTATGGCAAAGCACTGCTCATCTTGGCTGAGGTACAGTATGTTACATTAAAACAGTGACCGCATTATCAACTCGTGAGAATCAGACTTAAAGCACTCAATTTATTGTAGCTCGACGGCTGTAAATGTTTCTAtcccatctttaaaaaaattgaatGCAAAAGAGTCAATCTGAATTGTCGCTAAAAGTGAATAATGATGGATCACTTCTACCCATACAAATGACATGTTTTTCTGGTTCTCCTCACAGGGGAAGAGAGATGAGAGCACCAATGTGGATGCTGCCAAAGCTAAAGCAGATGCTAAGGTATATTTACTTCTTGGAAAAACACTTTGGAGCAGTTTAGATACTTTGACCGATCTGAAGGTGCAGTGTTGGCATACTTGTGTTATTTTGGCATTCTTAGCTCGACTTTTCAAATTCATGAGCAGCGCACACCCTAGTGCAGCCCTCTTGCTGTTTGTTTCATCCTCAACATGAAATGAGCACTTTTTTTACGATGCACATGTATATTCTAACGCTATGTATTTTCACACTTCCAcccttatccccccccccccccccccaggccctgTATGAAGCAGGGGAAAAGAAGTGGGGAACTGACGAGGGGGCGTTTATTGACGTCTTGTGCCACAGGAGTATTCCCCAGCTTCGACAGAGTGGGTTCACCCCTCACACGCTTGTTCTGTGGCTGCTGATGAAATCAAACGGACCCGTGTGCAGCGATGTTAGCGGCTCTGTGGGGTTTTTTAAATGGTGGTTTGAGCTCGATGCCGACGTCAGCGTGCGTACATGGCCAAACACAATTCTGATGTTTAGCAGGTACCGTGTTACCTTTAGCTTGCATACATTTGCTGATCAGCTCTATACACAAAGAACAGCCGACACTGATGGTGGTGTTTTTGGTAACGAACAAAAGCATCGCACAAACTAAAAGTTTGACCTTATGATGGCGGGATTGGAAAGAGAAATCTAATTTCGTGGAAATCCATCCAAATAAGTTTCTTGATATAATAGATAAGACAGTGGAGCCCCAAAGTTGATGGCCATGACATAGATGATGGACCGATATTACCATCCTCAGAGCACTGCCGCCAGCATAGCTGCACATCTATATTCATAAAAGAAATGTACGTTTCCTTACGTCTGATCTTCAACAGTTGTATTGTTGTGTTTCGGCAGCTCTGGTAGAGTACAAGAATATTAGTAAGAAGACTCTACAGGAGAGCATTGAGAGCGAGATGTCTGGAAACTTGGAGAGTCTACTGGTGGCAGTTGGTGAGACTAATGCATCATACTGTCTGTCTATTTCTAATGCATTATCATTTATAATGCATCAGTCTGCATCACTGTCTATTTCTGACCCTCACATTGAATAGTGATCGATTCACCCCGTTTTACTTTTTGTCTAGTTAAGTGTGTGAAGAATGTTCCTGCATACCTGGCTGAGAGGCTTTTCAAGAGCATGAAGGTAAACATCTGTATCATAATGGCCCTTTAAACCCCTAAAGCCACATTGTTTGGCTGCATCCCGCTCATTTTAGCCATAGCTGACATTGGTATTTGTCTCCTGTGGTGTGGAAAAGAATGCTAAGCCGGTTTCATTGTGGCCTTTGACTAAACATGCACCACTGGTTGAACTGTGTAAACAGGCTCAAAACCATGTGACCGGCTCGGCACCGACAGACGCAGCAGTTACTGCAGGATGATTCATTTATACACACAGGCCAATGTATGCCTTTTGCTTCATTCCCATATGCTCCTTTGTCCAGGGTGCGGGGACCACAGAGTCCGATCTGACCAGGATCATCGTCAGTCGCTCAGAGCTCGACCTGCTGGACATCAGAGCAGAGTACAAGAAGCTGTTTGGATCTTCCCTCTACACCCAGTTAGAGGTCAGTGCACACGCccagagacatgaagtcacATGTGCACCTCAACAGAAATGTCATGCCATCTTGTTTTGAGAAAGTTGGACAACCGTTTTGTTGGGTTGTTATAAGATACGTCTTCTTAAAACACTTCCTGTccctcccccacaccccccTTTGTTTGTGTAGTCTGAGGTTTCCAGCAGTTATGGCGACACCCTCAAGAGTCTTTGTGGCCAAGACTAACTGCTTCCAACTCCAGTGATGAGCAGCATGTGGCTGCAAGAGGACGACCGGTCACTTTCCGACAGTATTATACATTTGAACTAACCGTCTTgaaatgcttttgaatgtgGGAT
The window above is part of the Pseudoliparis swirei isolate HS2019 ecotype Mariana Trench chromosome 15, NWPU_hadal_v1, whole genome shotgun sequence genome. Proteins encoded here:
- the anxa3b gene encoding annexin A3b is translated as MSVWDDLDLLLDSPSSLTVTSSARGTVKDKANFKVEEDVSALRKAIEGVGTTEKTLVEVLTQRSNAQRQLIAKAYEKATGRKLAADIEGDTHGDFEDVLVALVTDPAIYDCREVIKAIKGAGTTESTLTEIFASRSNRQIKVLSEAYLAETGKSMIHDLQSEVGGDYGKALLILAEGKRDESTNVDAAKAKADAKALYEAGEKKWGTDEGAFIDVLCHRSIPQLRQTLVEYKNISKKTLQESIESEMSGNLESLLVAVVKCVKNVPAYLAERLFKSMKGAGTTESDLTRIIVSRSELDLLDIRAEYKKLFGSSLYTQLESEVSSSYGDTLKSLCGQD